The following proteins come from a genomic window of Panicum hallii strain FIL2 chromosome 8, PHallii_v3.1, whole genome shotgun sequence:
- the LOC112903400 gene encoding dirigent protein 21-like — protein sequence MHDTVTASPGSPATVVPVARGTTPLPGDPTTRFGDMYVVDDPLTEGPGVASPAVGRAQGFYLFAAQHELAVMHCLTMVFTAGGHNGSYIVVQARDAVLDKVRELPLPVVGGAGRFRSATGYGLLRTHSFNPSNKNAVLRIDMYLSV from the coding sequence ATGCACGACACGGTGACGGCGTCACCTGGGAGCCCCGCGACGGTGGTGCCGGTGGCAAGGGGCACGACGCCGCTGCCGGGCGACCCCACCACCCGCTTCGGCGACATGTACGTGGTCGACGACCCGCTGACGGAGGGCCCCGGCGTGGCGTCGCCGGCCGTGGGGCGCGCGCAGGGGTTCTACCTCTTCGCGGCCCAGCACGAGCTGGCGGTGATGCACTGCCTCACCATGGTGTTCACGGCGGGGGGGCACAACGGCAGCTACATCGTCGTCCAGGCCAGGGACGCCGTCCTTGACAAGGTCCGGGAGCTGCCGCTGCCGGTCGTCGGCGGGGCCGGCAGGTTCCGCAGCGCCACCGGGTATGGCTTGCTCAGGACGCACTCCTTCAACCCAAGCAACAAAAACGCCGTGCTCAGGATCGACATGTACCTGAGCGTGTAG